The following DNA comes from Flavobacterium sp. N3904.
ACATATATTGCATTATGGATGGGACTCATTAGAACAAATTATTTCCAAAAAGAATCAATATTCGGGATGGCATGCCCAGCAACTTTATGACGAAGGCAATAGAATATGGAGCTACAAGCCTATCCTAAATGGAACCGTTGCTTTTTTACGTTGTTATTTCTTTAAAAAAGGGTTCTTGAATGGATTAGACGGGTTAACTATTTCAATGATTCAAGGTTTTTTTTCTTATATGAAATATGCCAAATTAATTAAAATCCAGAAGAAAAATAAAGAATAATTATGTTTGCTTTTGTTGCTAAAAAGCTATAATGATTTATAATGAAAAAAAAATCCAAATTCCAATCGAACAGTCAATTGGAATTTGGATTTTTTTAATTGAAGTTTAAATCAATTTAAACCGCTACATCATATTCGCGTAAAGCGTTATTCAATGAGGTTTTTAAATCTGTTGATGGTTTGCGAGTTCCAATAATTAATGCGCAAGGCACTTGATATTCTCCAGCGGCAAACTTTTTTGTATAGCTACCTGGAATCACGACTGAACGAGCAGGAACAAAACCTTTTCTTTCGACAGGAGTTTCTCCGGTAACATCGATTATTTTTGTTGAAGCTGTCAAACAAACGTTGGCACCAAGCACTGCTTCTTTACCTACGTGAACTCCTTCGACAATAATACAACGGGAACCAATAAAAGCACCATCTTCGATTATTACAGGAGCGGCTTGTAATGGTTCTAATACTCCACCAATTCCAACACCACCACTTAAGTGCACGTCTTTACCAATTTGGGCACAACTTCCTACGGTTGCCCATGTGTCTACCATTGTTCCAGCATCAACATAAGCACCAATGTTTACATAACTTGGCATCATGATTACACCACTCGAAATATAAGCCCCATAACGCGCAGATGCACCTGGAACTACACGAACTCCTTTTTCGGCATAATCTCTTTTTAACAACATTTTGTCGTTGTATTCAAAAATTCCAGCCTCTAAGGTTTCCATTTTTTGAATCGGGAAATACATTACAACGGCTTTTTTTATCCATTCGTTTACTTGCCAGCCATCTCCAACAGGCTCGGCTACACGTAATTTTCCTGAATCTAAAAGTTCAATTATTTCTCTGATAGCATCAGTAGTTTTTGTTTTTTGTAACAAAGCACGGTTTTCCCAAGCTTGTTCTATTATAGATTGTAATTCGTTCATTTTTGATATATTTTTGGCAAAGATACCATTTTTAAGCAATAGCAAAAAAGAGAATTTGTATGGAAAATGTTATGGATTTAACAGGATAATTTTCTTCATGAAAGCAAATTTTTTTAAATTCCGAAATGTTGTATCTTTGACTATCAAATAAAACTGCCATGGAAACGATTCGATTAGAATTTCAGCCTAAGATAAAAGCCAAATTGTTGGAATTGTTGAGTTCATTTTCTTCAGATGAATTGAAAATTGAGCAAGAAGACCCTGATTTTGATGAAAATAAAAGAAAATTAGATGCTTCTTTGGCTAAGATTAAAAATGGTACTGCAAAGTTTTATTCTTTAGAAGAGGTAGACGCATTTCTTGAAGAAACTATTTCTAAATATGAGAATTAAGTTCATGGATGATTTTCTGTTTCAACTAAATGATCAGGTTCATTATATTTCAAAAGATAAGCCACTTGCAGCTAGAAAATTTAAAACTGATTTATTGAGAAATATTCGAAAAGATTTAAAGCACCCTTTTAATTTTAAAAAATCCAGATATTATGATGATGAAAACATAAGAGATTATGTTTTTAAGGGATATACTTCTGTTTATTATATTGATATTGAGGAAAATTCCATTTCTGTTTTCGGATTTATAAAACACAAAAATTCATTTTAGATGCCGCGAATACTCTCCATAGATTACGGACAAAAACGTACCGGAATAGCCGTTACCGATGAATTGCAAATTATTGCTTCGGGCTTGACTACGATTCCATCACCAACCGCAATAGCTTTTCTGAAGGATTATTTTGCTAATGAAAAAGTAGAAGCAGTTCTTATAGGTGAGCCCAAACAAATGAATGGGCAACCTTCAGAAAGTGCTTCAATAATAAAAGGATTTGTGACTCATTTTACCAATCATTTTCCAGATATGAAAGTGATTCGTGTAGATGAGCGTTTTACTTCAAAAATGGCTTTTCAAACCATGATTGACAGCGGACTCAATAAAAAACAGCGTCAAAACAAAGGCCTTATCGATGAAATTTCAGCTACAATTATGCTTCAGGATTATTTGAATCGAAAATAACACTTTTAATTTAACAAACTGTTATGCTTTTTGGGTGTTTTGTAACCAAAAAATAATTTTTTTTTGTGGTTTTTAGAGTTAATTTTGCAACTTGTTAAAAAACACAAAAATGTCCGATACAACAATACGATCCAATTCAGATGTAGTTTTAATTGGAGCTGGAATTATGAGTGCTACTCTAGGTTTGATTTTAAAAGAATTACAACCTGATTTAAAGATTGATATATACGAAAGATTGGATGTTGCAGCAGCAGAAAGTTCTGATGCATGGAATAATGCAGGAACAGGACATTCCGCTTTTTGTGAGCTTAATTATACTCCGGAAGGCCCAGATGGAAAAATAAATCCAAATAAAGCTATTAGTATTGCCGAACAATTTGAGGTTTCCAGACAGTTTTGGTCTTATTTGGTCAAAGATGGAAAACTTCCAACTCCAGAATATTTTATAAAAAGTATACCTCATATTAGTTTTGTTTGGGGTGATAAAAATGTTGATTTTCTAAAAAACAGGTTTAAAGCTTTGCAATCAAATCCTCTTTTTGCTGAAATGATTTTTAGCACTGATGTTTCTGAATTGCAAAAATGGATGCCTTTAGTAATGGAAGGTAGAAATCCAGATGAAAAAGTAGCAGCAACTTCAATGAAAATTGGTACCGATGTGAATTTTGGAACATTGACCAGAAATATACTAGCTTATTTAACAAAGTTGGATGATGTCACGATACACTATGGTCATGAGGTTAAAAAATTAAAACAACGCGAAGACAAATCTTGGAGGATAAAAATCACTGATTTGATTTCCAATCAAAAGAAAAAAGTATATTCCAAATTTGTTTTCATAGGTGCTGGTGGAGGTTCATTGCCATTATTGGAAAAAGCAAATGTACCAGAAGGAAAAGGATACGGAGGTTTCCCTGTTAGCGGACAATGGTTAAAATGTACAAATCCCGAAGTAATAGCAAAACATCAAGCTAAAGTATATGGAAAAGCGAGTGTAGGTGCGCCACCAATGTCTGTGCCTCATGTTGATACCCGAATGATTGATGGAGAGAGAGCATTACTTTTTGGACCGTTTGCAGGATTTTCTACGCGCTTCTTAAAAAACGGCTCTTATTCGGATTTACCCTTGTCTATAAAAGCTGACAATGTAATTCCGATGATTGTTGCGGGATATAAAAACATCCCACTTACTAAATATTTAATTGAGCAAGTGCGTCAATCTCCAAAAGACAGAATGAATGCCTTGCGTGAATATGTTCCAAATGCCAGAACAAAAGATTGGAAACTGGAAAGAGCTGGACAAAGAGTTCAGGTTATTAAAAAAGACGAAGAACTAATAGGGAAATTGGAGTTTGGTACAGAAATTATCAATACACACGATGGAACTTTGGCAGTTTTACTTGGAGCTTCTCCAGGAGCCTCGACTGCGGTTTCTATTATGGTTGAGTTGGTTAGCAAATGTTTCCCAGAGCAGTTTAGCTCTCCAGAATGGCAGGAAAAAGTGAAGGCAATGATTCCTTCTTTTGGTAAGTCTTTAAATGAAAATCCAGAGCTATTGGCAACTATTAGAAAAAATACTTCCTCAGTTTTAAAATTGGAGGAGTAGTTTATATTTTTGGTCGCGGTTTTCAGTTACATTCAGCAAACTGAGGTCGCGACAAAATTTTCTTAATCTTCCATTAGTATCTTTGTATTTTTTAAAATATTTTCAGATAAATTGGTGAGCCAAATCAATTGTTCGATCACCAGTTGTGCTTCCTGCATTTTTAAGGCAAAAGCTTCCTCGTCTATTTTATTTCCTTCTTGTAGTTCGTTTTGTCTAATGTTTTTTAATTCGATGAATCGATTGGCTAATTCTTCTTTTGAAATTTCATTGGGGTCAACAATTATTTCTGATTTCAAATGTGCAATTGCTTGGTCGAGGTTTTTAAGAACTTTCTCCACTACAATGGTAAATGCTTTTGAGGAAGGAGTTGTTTTGTGGGATTGTATATAAGTTCCTAATGAAGCTGTCGATGAAAGCAAGGAATGGTTGAGTTCTGTCAATTTATAAAGCACAACTATTTTCTTTTGTTTGGATTTTGGTTCTTGTGACATTCTTTGAAATGATGCCATAAGGTTTCCAATTTCTATAAATGCATTTTTTCTTGCCAGACGATACGAAGTGGTGACTTCTCCTTTTTTGGTATAAAAAACAAATATTTCTTTTAAATAATCTCTATTGGCAATAATCGATTTTTCTAAGTATTCAGGAGCTTTAATGTATTCCCATGAAGGCCACAAAAAATGGTTGGCAAAATAAGCCAATAGTGCTCCTGTTAAAGTGTCTATGATTCTGAATTGAATAACATTAACAAAATCAGGAGACAATATTCCATGAAGAAAAACAATATACATGGTTACAAAAGTGGCACTTA
Coding sequences within:
- a CDS encoding 2,3,4,5-tetrahydropyridine-2,6-dicarboxylate N-succinyltransferase; the protein is MNELQSIIEQAWENRALLQKTKTTDAIREIIELLDSGKLRVAEPVGDGWQVNEWIKKAVVMYFPIQKMETLEAGIFEYNDKMLLKRDYAEKGVRVVPGASARYGAYISSGVIMMPSYVNIGAYVDAGTMVDTWATVGSCAQIGKDVHLSGGVGIGGVLEPLQAAPVIIEDGAFIGSRCIIVEGVHVGKEAVLGANVCLTASTKIIDVTGETPVERKGFVPARSVVIPGSYTKKFAAGEYQVPCALIIGTRKPSTDLKTSLNNALREYDVAV
- the ruvX gene encoding Holliday junction resolvase RuvX → MPRILSIDYGQKRTGIAVTDELQIIASGLTTIPSPTAIAFLKDYFANEKVEAVLIGEPKQMNGQPSESASIIKGFVTHFTNHFPDMKVIRVDERFTSKMAFQTMIDSGLNKKQRQNKGLIDEISATIMLQDYLNRK
- a CDS encoding malate:quinone oxidoreductase; translation: MSDTTIRSNSDVVLIGAGIMSATLGLILKELQPDLKIDIYERLDVAAAESSDAWNNAGTGHSAFCELNYTPEGPDGKINPNKAISIAEQFEVSRQFWSYLVKDGKLPTPEYFIKSIPHISFVWGDKNVDFLKNRFKALQSNPLFAEMIFSTDVSELQKWMPLVMEGRNPDEKVAATSMKIGTDVNFGTLTRNILAYLTKLDDVTIHYGHEVKKLKQREDKSWRIKITDLISNQKKKVYSKFVFIGAGGGSLPLLEKANVPEGKGYGGFPVSGQWLKCTNPEVIAKHQAKVYGKASVGAPPMSVPHVDTRMIDGERALLFGPFAGFSTRFLKNGSYSDLPLSIKADNVIPMIVAGYKNIPLTKYLIEQVRQSPKDRMNALREYVPNARTKDWKLERAGQRVQVIKKDEELIGKLEFGTEIINTHDGTLAVLLGASPGASTAVSIMVELVSKCFPEQFSSPEWQEKVKAMIPSFGKSLNENPELLATIRKNTSSVLKLEE
- a CDS encoding type II toxin-antitoxin system RelE/ParE family toxin — translated: MRIKFMDDFLFQLNDQVHYISKDKPLAARKFKTDLLRNIRKDLKHPFNFKKSRYYDDENIRDYVFKGYTSVYYIDIEENSISVFGFIKHKNSF